Proteins encoded within one genomic window of Paenarthrobacter sp. JL.01a:
- a CDS encoding helix-turn-helix domain-containing protein yields MRNPVHPIAPGIDAAELLQKRALAGHEHLEAWRAGSADEIAGIRRLVHESWQRSAYLKANPDVPEAPLAMDRDELEEYRRLHPLATIMPVIKKLLVQPSHDSGLLVAVGDDVGRLLWVDGDPVMQRRAEGMMFVAGADWSEASVGTSAPGTALALDRSIQISGAEHFKRSVHPWSCTAVPFHDPDSGAVLGVVDITGTETAVAPHTLSLVEATVAAAQAQLRIERLQLAAAVRDKPRRRSAAATGGQALYRNSLQLLGRDQALLSIDGRTVSLSARHSEILAILGNHPDGLSADDLCAQLYPGEGSSVTLRAEMVRLRKVIQELSPDAVPESRPYRLPVELLPDSGQVLSCLQRGAHRIALEIYKGALLPRSEAPGVVQLRERVSLLLREALLSDGSVDSLLKYAELPEAKYDVDLRLAVLKLLPPRSPKRAAVVADLERIERELQE; encoded by the coding sequence ATGAGGAATCCAGTCCATCCGATCGCTCCAGGCATTGACGCCGCGGAGCTGCTGCAGAAGCGTGCCCTGGCCGGCCACGAACATTTGGAGGCCTGGCGCGCCGGAAGCGCCGATGAGATCGCCGGAATCAGGCGCCTCGTCCATGAATCGTGGCAACGTTCGGCCTACTTGAAGGCCAACCCCGACGTACCCGAAGCGCCCCTGGCCATGGACCGCGATGAGCTGGAGGAGTACAGGCGGCTGCACCCTTTGGCCACCATCATGCCCGTGATCAAGAAGCTGCTGGTCCAGCCGAGCCATGACAGCGGCCTGCTGGTGGCCGTAGGCGACGACGTCGGACGGCTTTTGTGGGTGGACGGCGACCCCGTCATGCAACGCCGCGCCGAAGGCATGATGTTCGTCGCCGGCGCCGACTGGTCCGAAGCCTCCGTGGGCACCAGCGCTCCGGGCACGGCGTTGGCCCTTGACCGCAGCATCCAGATCTCCGGGGCCGAGCATTTCAAGCGGTCCGTCCATCCCTGGAGCTGCACCGCGGTTCCCTTCCACGATCCCGACTCCGGAGCAGTATTGGGCGTCGTGGACATCACCGGGACCGAAACCGCCGTCGCACCGCACACGCTCTCGCTCGTGGAAGCAACGGTCGCTGCCGCCCAGGCACAGTTGCGCATCGAACGCTTACAGCTCGCCGCGGCAGTCCGCGACAAACCACGACGCCGGAGCGCAGCCGCCACGGGCGGCCAGGCTTTGTACCGCAACAGCCTCCAGCTTCTGGGGCGTGACCAGGCGCTGCTCAGCATCGATGGCCGGACCGTCTCCTTGTCAGCACGCCACAGCGAGATCCTGGCCATTCTCGGCAACCATCCGGATGGATTGAGCGCAGATGATCTGTGCGCCCAGCTTTACCCCGGCGAGGGATCGTCCGTGACTCTCCGCGCCGAGATGGTCCGCCTCCGCAAGGTGATCCAGGAACTCAGCCCTGACGCTGTGCCCGAGTCGCGGCCGTACAGGCTGCCCGTCGAGCTGCTTCCCGATTCCGGCCAGGTCCTGAGTTGCCTGCAGCGCGGCGCCCACCGCATAGCCCTGGAAATCTACAAAGGTGCGCTTTTGCCGCGGTCGGAGGCGCCCGGCGTCGTGCAGTTGCGCGAGCGGGTGTCGCTTCTGTTGCGGGAGGCGCTGCTCAGCGACGGCAGCGTCGATTCGCTGCTCAAGTACGCGGAGCTACCCGAGGCGAAGTACGACGTCGACCTCCGCCTTGCGGTCCTGAAGCTGCTGCCGCCCCGCTCACCCAAGCGCGCCGCAGTGGTTGCCGATCTGGAGCGCATCGAAAGGGAACTGCAGGAGTGA
- the adhP gene encoding alcohol dehydrogenase AdhP, giving the protein MSNTMQAAVVTEFGTDLTVKEVERPTPGPGQALVRLLTSGVCHTDLHAAEGDWPVKPTPPFIPGHEGVGEVVALGEGVTDVAVGDLVGNAWLWSACGDCQYCRTGWETLCESQQNGGYSVDGSFGEYMLVDTRFAARIPEGSDPVEVAPVLCAGVTVYKGLKMTEAKPGQWVTISGIGGLGHIAVQYAVAMGLRVAAVDIADDKLALAKEHGAELTVNALHEDPAEVIQGETGGCHGVLVTAVHPSAFGQAIGMARRGGTIVFNGLPPGDFPAPIFEIVLKGLTVRGSIVGTRQDLEEALEFYAQGKIKPTVSTRELSEVNAVFDEMKHAKIDGRVVLKF; this is encoded by the coding sequence ATGTCGAACACGATGCAAGCAGCAGTAGTCACGGAGTTTGGAACCGACCTCACGGTCAAGGAGGTTGAACGCCCGACGCCGGGTCCCGGCCAAGCGCTGGTCCGCCTCCTGACGTCGGGGGTATGTCATACGGATTTGCACGCCGCCGAAGGCGACTGGCCGGTCAAACCCACGCCACCGTTCATTCCGGGGCATGAGGGAGTGGGCGAAGTGGTCGCTCTCGGTGAGGGCGTCACGGACGTTGCCGTGGGCGATCTGGTGGGAAACGCCTGGCTTTGGTCCGCCTGTGGAGACTGCCAGTACTGCCGGACCGGCTGGGAAACCCTGTGTGAGTCACAGCAGAACGGCGGCTACAGCGTCGATGGTTCGTTTGGTGAGTACATGCTGGTGGACACCCGATTCGCAGCCCGTATTCCGGAAGGCTCGGACCCCGTGGAGGTCGCTCCGGTCCTCTGTGCCGGCGTGACAGTATACAAGGGTCTCAAGATGACCGAGGCCAAACCGGGACAGTGGGTCACCATTTCCGGCATCGGCGGCCTGGGCCATATCGCGGTTCAGTACGCGGTGGCGATGGGCCTGCGTGTTGCCGCTGTCGACATCGCCGACGACAAGCTGGCGCTGGCAAAGGAACACGGTGCCGAGCTGACAGTCAACGCGTTGCATGAGGATCCCGCCGAGGTGATCCAAGGGGAAACCGGCGGCTGCCATGGGGTTCTGGTGACGGCCGTGCACCCCTCGGCCTTCGGTCAGGCCATCGGCATGGCCCGGCGAGGCGGAACGATCGTGTTCAATGGCCTTCCCCCAGGGGATTTTCCGGCGCCGATCTTCGAGATTGTCCTCAAGGGCCTCACGGTCCGGGGTTCGATTGTGGGCACCAGGCAGGACCTTGAAGAAGCACTGGAGTTCTACGCCCAGGGGAAGATCAAGCCAACGGTCTCAACCCGGGAGTTGTCCGAGGTCAACGCGGTGTTCGACGAAATGAAACACGCAAAGATCGACGGCCGAGTGGTTCTGAAATTCTGA
- a CDS encoding aldehyde dehydrogenase family protein → MTVYAQPGAEGSKVTFKDRYENWIGGEWVAPVKGAYFENITPVTGKAFCEVARGTAEDIELALDAAHKVAPSWGKTSATERAAILNKIADRIDENVELLAVAETWDNGKPVRETLNADIPLAADHFRYFASAVRAQEGGLSQLDEDTTAYHFKEPLGVVGQIIPWNFPILMAVWKLAPALAAGNAVVLKPAEQTPTSILVLMELISDLLPAGVVNVVNGFGVEAGKPLASSPRIRKIAFTGETTTGRLISQYASNNLIPVTLELGGKSPNIFFDDVAAQNDAFYDKAQEGFTLFAFNQGEVCTCPSRALVQEGIYDSFMADVVARTNKIIQGNPLDTETQIGAQASNDQLEKILSYIDIGKQEGAKVLTGGARAELSGDLAGGYYVQPTIFEGHNRMRIFQEEIFGPVVSVTKFSDYNDAIGIANDTLYGLGAGVWSRNGNVAYRAGREIQAGRVWVNNYHAYPAGAAFGGYKSSGIGRENHAMMLDHYQQTKNLLVSYNENKLGFF, encoded by the coding sequence ATGACCGTTTACGCACAGCCGGGTGCCGAGGGTTCGAAGGTCACCTTCAAAGACCGTTACGAGAACTGGATCGGCGGCGAATGGGTTGCCCCGGTCAAGGGCGCCTACTTTGAGAACATCACCCCGGTGACGGGCAAGGCATTCTGCGAAGTTGCCCGGGGAACGGCCGAGGACATCGAGCTCGCACTGGACGCAGCCCACAAGGTGGCGCCGTCCTGGGGAAAGACCTCCGCGACCGAACGCGCCGCGATCCTGAACAAGATCGCAGACCGCATCGACGAGAACGTTGAACTCCTGGCCGTCGCCGAGACCTGGGACAACGGAAAGCCGGTCCGCGAGACCCTCAACGCCGACATCCCGCTGGCCGCAGACCACTTCCGCTACTTCGCCTCGGCCGTCCGTGCCCAGGAAGGTGGGCTCTCCCAACTGGACGAGGACACCACCGCATATCACTTCAAGGAGCCCCTGGGCGTTGTCGGCCAGATCATCCCGTGGAACTTCCCCATCCTCATGGCCGTCTGGAAGCTGGCACCGGCACTCGCGGCCGGAAACGCGGTTGTCCTCAAGCCTGCCGAGCAGACGCCCACGTCCATCCTGGTCCTCATGGAACTGATCAGTGATCTCCTGCCGGCCGGCGTGGTCAACGTGGTCAACGGATTCGGCGTCGAGGCCGGCAAGCCGCTGGCTTCCAGCCCGCGCATCCGCAAGATCGCCTTCACGGGCGAGACCACCACGGGACGGTTGATCAGCCAGTACGCCTCCAACAACCTCATCCCCGTCACCTTGGAGCTTGGCGGCAAGAGCCCGAACATCTTCTTCGATGACGTCGCCGCCCAGAACGACGCCTTCTACGACAAAGCACAGGAAGGCTTCACCCTCTTCGCGTTCAACCAGGGCGAAGTCTGCACCTGCCCGTCCCGTGCTCTGGTCCAGGAAGGCATCTACGACTCCTTCATGGCCGATGTCGTGGCCCGGACCAACAAGATCATCCAGGGCAACCCGCTGGATACGGAAACACAGATCGGTGCACAGGCCTCCAACGACCAACTGGAGAAAATCCTGTCCTACATCGACATCGGAAAGCAGGAGGGCGCCAAGGTCCTTACCGGTGGTGCCCGGGCCGAGCTCTCCGGTGACCTGGCTGGCGGCTACTACGTCCAGCCCACCATCTTCGAGGGACACAACAGGATGCGGATCTTCCAGGAGGAGATCTTTGGCCCGGTAGTGTCCGTCACCAAGTTCAGCGACTACAACGACGCCATCGGCATCGCGAACGACACCCTCTATGGACTGGGTGCCGGCGTCTGGTCGCGCAACGGAAATGTCGCCTACCGCGCAGGCCGGGAAATCCAGGCCGGCCGCGTGTGGGTCAACAACTACCACGCCTACCCGGCAGGTGCCGCCTTCGGTGGCTACAAGTCCTCAGGCATTGGCCGTGAAAACCACGCCATGATGCTGGACCACTACCAGCAGACCAAGAACCTCCTGGTCAGCTACAACGAGAACAAGCTCGGCTTCTTCTAG
- a CDS encoding FAD-dependent oxidoreductase, whose translation MSDSAATNRPLRVAIVGAGPAGVYAADILTKSNEVKDGHVEVSIDLFEAYPAPYGLIRYGVAPDHPRIKGIVNALHKVLDRGDIRFLGNVTYGRDLSLHDFRAFYDAVIFSTGAIKDADLNIPGIGLEGSFGGADFVSWYDGHPDVPRDWPLDAKEIAVIGNGNVALDVARMLVKHPEELLVTEIPDNVYQGLKSSPVTDVHVFGRRGPAQVKFTPLELRELSHCKDVDIVLYPEDFEFDEASDEAIRTNNQIKTMVNTMTNWLVEEHAEAEQPSSRRLHLHFLHSPVEILDSPETPGKVAAMKFERMELDGTGNVKGTGEFLEYPVQSVYRAIGYHGSPLEELPYDARRGVIPNDGGRVLGADGEPVPGIYATGWIKRGPVGLIGHTKGDALETIGCLLEDRLNLPPAENPDPQAIIDLLEERGIEYTTWEGWNRLDAHEAALGAEWSAASAASEDGNGVVRERIKVVPREEMIRISRP comes from the coding sequence GTGTCAGACTCAGCCGCAACCAATCGTCCGCTTCGCGTCGCCATTGTGGGCGCGGGTCCCGCCGGTGTCTATGCCGCGGACATCCTCACCAAGTCCAACGAAGTCAAAGACGGGCACGTGGAAGTGAGCATCGACCTCTTTGAGGCGTACCCCGCGCCCTACGGGTTGATTCGATACGGTGTAGCGCCGGACCATCCCCGCATCAAGGGCATCGTGAACGCCTTGCACAAGGTGCTGGATCGCGGGGACATACGCTTCCTGGGCAACGTGACCTACGGCAGGGACCTGAGCCTCCACGACTTCCGCGCCTTCTATGACGCCGTGATCTTCTCCACCGGAGCCATCAAGGACGCGGACCTGAACATTCCCGGCATTGGGCTGGAAGGCTCCTTTGGCGGCGCGGACTTTGTCTCCTGGTACGACGGACACCCGGACGTGCCGCGCGATTGGCCGCTGGACGCCAAGGAAATCGCGGTGATCGGCAATGGCAACGTCGCCTTGGACGTTGCGCGCATGCTGGTCAAGCACCCGGAGGAACTGCTTGTCACAGAGATTCCGGACAACGTGTACCAAGGGTTGAAGAGCTCGCCCGTGACCGACGTCCACGTTTTCGGCCGTCGCGGGCCTGCCCAGGTCAAGTTCACGCCCTTGGAACTGCGCGAACTCTCGCACTGCAAGGACGTGGACATCGTCCTGTACCCGGAGGATTTCGAATTCGACGAGGCCTCGGACGAGGCAATCCGGACCAACAACCAGATCAAGACCATGGTCAACACCATGACCAACTGGCTGGTGGAGGAGCATGCTGAAGCCGAGCAGCCCTCGTCCCGCCGCCTGCACCTGCACTTCCTGCACAGCCCGGTGGAAATCCTCGACTCACCCGAGACCCCGGGCAAGGTTGCGGCGATGAAGTTTGAGCGGATGGAACTGGACGGCACCGGCAACGTCAAGGGAACCGGGGAGTTCCTCGAATACCCGGTCCAGTCGGTCTACCGGGCCATCGGCTACCACGGCTCGCCGCTGGAGGAGCTGCCGTACGACGCCCGCCGCGGCGTCATTCCGAACGACGGCGGCCGCGTCCTGGGTGCCGATGGGGAACCAGTACCGGGAATCTACGCCACCGGCTGGATCAAGCGCGGACCTGTGGGGTTGATCGGGCACACCAAGGGCGATGCGCTGGAAACCATCGGCTGCCTCCTCGAGGACCGTTTGAACCTGCCGCCGGCCGAAAACCCGGACCCGCAGGCCATCATCGACCTCCTGGAAGAACGCGGCATCGAATACACCACGTGGGAAGGCTGGAACCGGCTGGACGCGCACGAAGCTGCCCTCGGTGCTGAGTGGTCCGCAGCCTCCGCCGCCTCCGAAGACGGGAACGGCGTGGTCCGCGAGCGCATCAAGGTTGTCCCGCGCGAGGAAATGATCCGCATCTCCCGCCCCTGA
- a CDS encoding substrate-binding domain-containing protein — protein MRELLDRNLDFTAVFGANDLVAAGILEPLEERGIKVPRDISVVGYDDVPVASELRPRLTTVRVPLEELGREAVRLALAQSPHDAGASSDNTLTVGTHIVIRDSVSPLNKF, from the coding sequence ATGCGGGAATTGCTGGACCGGAATTTGGACTTCACCGCGGTCTTCGGCGCCAACGACCTCGTGGCGGCCGGCATCCTTGAACCCCTTGAGGAACGCGGGATCAAGGTGCCCCGGGACATTTCGGTGGTGGGCTACGACGACGTTCCCGTCGCCAGCGAGCTGCGCCCGCGCCTCACCACAGTTCGCGTACCGCTCGAAGAACTGGGGCGCGAGGCCGTCCGTTTGGCTCTGGCCCAGTCACCGCACGACGCCGGCGCTTCCTCTGACAACACCCTCACCGTTGGTACGCATATCGTCATCCGGGACTCGGTTTCGCCTCTCAACAAGTTCTGA
- a CDS encoding DUF779 domain-containing protein, producing MTSSALEAAVTLPGEDFSRVALTAASVDLLRTLWAQHGPLMFHQSGGCCDGSAPMCYPAGEFLTGDSDVLLGRFELGTASEPQPLEFWMSREQFNYWSHTHLTVDVVAGRGSGFSVEAPEGKRFLIRSTLMDWDVQGI from the coding sequence ATGACCAGCTCTGCATTGGAAGCTGCGGTGACGCTGCCCGGAGAGGATTTCTCCCGGGTGGCGCTCACCGCGGCGTCCGTGGATCTTCTCCGCACGTTGTGGGCGCAGCACGGCCCGTTGATGTTCCATCAATCCGGTGGCTGCTGCGATGGCTCCGCACCCATGTGTTATCCGGCGGGGGAATTCCTGACAGGCGATTCGGATGTCCTTCTGGGCCGGTTCGAACTCGGCACTGCCTCGGAGCCACAGCCCTTGGAATTCTGGATGTCCCGGGAACAGTTCAACTACTGGTCCCACACCCATCTGACAGTGGATGTTGTTGCCGGGCGGGGGAGTGGGTTCTCAGTAGAGGCACCCGAGGGTAAGCGGTTCCTCATCCGGTCAACACTGATGGACTGGGATGTGCAGGGAATCTAG
- a CDS encoding polysaccharide lyase 8 family protein produces MSRRTLFRTAGAAALAGALLSQAAPSFAADGLQELIARRRQVLTGGQSAADIPELAGQLDGMGATTEKWWSSMDKAPVRTSLWSDLPLAGIGQSATATSNLGLHFNRLYDMALGYAVAGTPYAGNPQLAADIVAGLKLLNDTAYKPGMRAAGNWWFWEIGVPRKTVDILTLLHAEVPEALRSSLLAAVRWFAPNPNWRGRATSLAETGANRVDKSLACCMRGILDNNTDEIALGRDALSDTVRGGTNSVFTYVTSGDGFYTDGSFVQHSYLPYAGTYGVVALAGIAEIIAMLGGSDWAIKDPNQSVLLDAVESTYAPFVWDGRIMDTVRGRAVSRQREPDYVSGFGLISAVLLLAPGCEEPYRSRFLALAKGWLERCADQKLVGHPTQSLAKSLLSLAVLSNASVTAAPAPVYSRMFADQDRLVHHRPQWGCTVNLSSKRIGRYEWGNSENNLGWYQGDGMTFLYTRQDPSQFSADFWPTVDPYALPGTTVNDEVRASGAGGAGTGIPRAYQAFAGGLTVDGRWGVVGMDHVNHNKTLSGRKSWFFLDDAVVCLGSAITGTGGAAVQTTIENRSFVVGSIPSVRTDSRNRSMAPGDAPVQLKRSLHLEGHGGYVFLDAPGVSSIPDVAVIRRTGNWYDINSGADTGGSSDPVTRDFVTVTHRHGKDPAGSGYAYMVLPAATHDATFSQSANPAVKVLANSADVQLISAGKDGLVLGNFFGAGSAAGFTVSGPCTLATHQSNGQLTVSVADPSRTQSSVRITVPGTWTKAVRADVGAILVGNNTMEVQLDGHGHQKNLTLGT; encoded by the coding sequence ATGAGCCGCAGGACCCTCTTCCGTACAGCTGGAGCAGCAGCCCTCGCGGGGGCGCTCCTTTCGCAGGCGGCTCCGTCTTTCGCAGCGGATGGCCTCCAGGAGCTCATAGCCCGACGGCGGCAAGTCCTCACCGGCGGCCAAAGCGCTGCGGACATCCCCGAACTTGCGGGACAACTTGATGGCATGGGCGCTACTACGGAGAAGTGGTGGTCATCCATGGACAAAGCTCCAGTGCGAACGTCCCTCTGGAGCGACCTTCCCCTCGCTGGCATCGGACAGTCCGCCACCGCGACCAGCAACCTGGGCCTGCATTTCAACCGCCTCTATGACATGGCATTGGGCTACGCCGTGGCCGGCACCCCGTACGCCGGGAATCCCCAGCTGGCGGCCGACATTGTTGCTGGCCTGAAGCTCCTCAACGACACTGCCTACAAGCCCGGGATGCGCGCAGCGGGCAACTGGTGGTTTTGGGAAATTGGCGTACCCCGCAAAACAGTGGACATCCTGACACTGCTGCACGCCGAGGTTCCGGAAGCCCTCCGGTCATCCCTGCTCGCGGCGGTCCGCTGGTTCGCGCCGAACCCGAATTGGCGTGGTCGTGCTACATCCCTGGCGGAGACCGGCGCCAACCGCGTGGACAAATCACTGGCCTGCTGCATGCGCGGAATCCTGGACAACAACACGGATGAGATCGCTCTTGGCCGGGACGCCCTCAGCGACACCGTCCGAGGCGGCACCAACAGTGTGTTCACCTACGTCACCAGCGGCGACGGCTTCTACACCGATGGCTCGTTCGTTCAGCACAGCTACCTGCCCTATGCCGGGACTTATGGTGTGGTGGCGTTGGCGGGCATCGCCGAAATCATCGCCATGCTGGGCGGTAGCGACTGGGCCATCAAGGATCCCAATCAGTCGGTGCTCCTGGACGCTGTGGAGTCCACTTATGCTCCATTCGTCTGGGACGGCAGGATCATGGATACGGTTCGCGGGCGGGCTGTCTCGCGGCAACGTGAACCCGACTACGTCAGCGGCTTCGGCTTGATCTCGGCTGTGCTCCTGTTGGCTCCCGGATGCGAGGAGCCCTACCGCTCCCGTTTCCTGGCGTTGGCGAAGGGCTGGCTGGAACGCTGTGCCGACCAGAAGCTCGTGGGCCACCCCACCCAGAGCCTGGCCAAGTCCCTGCTGTCCTTGGCAGTTCTCTCCAATGCCTCCGTGACAGCTGCTCCGGCCCCCGTGTATAGCCGAATGTTCGCTGACCAGGACCGCCTGGTGCACCACAGACCACAGTGGGGCTGTACAGTGAACCTCTCCTCCAAACGCATTGGCCGGTACGAGTGGGGCAACAGCGAAAACAACCTCGGCTGGTACCAAGGTGATGGCATGACCTTCCTGTACACCAGACAGGATCCATCACAGTTCAGCGCGGACTTCTGGCCCACAGTGGACCCGTACGCTCTTCCAGGAACCACCGTCAATGACGAGGTCCGCGCCAGCGGTGCGGGCGGAGCCGGCACCGGCATCCCCCGCGCTTACCAAGCCTTTGCCGGTGGACTGACCGTCGACGGGCGCTGGGGTGTTGTCGGCATGGACCACGTCAACCACAACAAGACCTTGTCCGGCCGGAAATCCTGGTTCTTCCTTGACGACGCCGTGGTGTGCCTTGGATCAGCCATCACCGGCACTGGCGGCGCCGCCGTGCAGACCACCATCGAGAACAGGTCCTTCGTGGTGGGTTCCATACCTTCGGTACGGACCGATTCCCGCAACCGCAGCATGGCTCCAGGGGATGCTCCCGTGCAGCTGAAGCGCTCCCTGCACCTCGAGGGACACGGTGGCTACGTCTTCCTGGACGCGCCGGGTGTTTCGAGCATTCCCGACGTTGCCGTCATCCGCCGCACCGGCAACTGGTATGACATCAACTCCGGGGCGGACACCGGAGGGAGCAGCGATCCTGTGACCCGGGATTTTGTCACTGTGACCCACCGTCACGGCAAGGATCCAGCCGGCTCGGGCTATGCGTACATGGTGTTGCCCGCGGCTACGCACGATGCCACGTTCTCGCAGTCGGCCAACCCTGCAGTGAAAGTGCTGGCCAACTCTGCGGATGTCCAACTGATCAGCGCGGGCAAGGACGGCCTGGTGTTGGGCAACTTCTTTGGCGCGGGCAGCGCGGCGGGCTTCACGGTCTCCGGTCCGTGCACCCTTGCCACCCACCAGAGCAACGGGCAGCTCACGGTGTCTGTGGCCGATCCGTCGCGCACTCAAAGCAGCGTCCGGATCACGGTTCCCGGCACATGGACCAAGGCCGTCCGTGCCGACGTGGGTGCGATCCTGGTTGGCAACAACACCATGGAGGTCCAGCTCGACGGGCACGGTCACCAGAAGAACCTGACGCTCGGCACCTAG
- the rarD gene encoding EamA family transporter RarD: MRNIAGKAGVGQNVSTPDQIISGSPSDQPTTAVAGSGGDGTGGAGKPVRSESTAGILFGIGAYGLWGLLPLYFFILMPAGAIEIVANRVVWSLIFCALLITITRSWRIFGAALKDRSVFGPLALAAVLIAINWLTYTFGVTTGHAVETSLGYFINPLVSVLLGVFVLKEKLRPLQWTAVGIGFVAVGVLTFSYGQLPWIALILAFSFGLYGFVKKRVGPKVDALTSLSVETMVLAPFAAITMVVLGVAGAETLTTMGAGHFWLLVASGVITAVPLLFFGASARRLPMTTIGLLQYFAPILQFVVALLVFHETMTAARWIGFCVVWLALVLLTIDMLRTTRKNSALKKQARLSAVEA, translated from the coding sequence TTGCGGAATATTGCGGGGAAGGCCGGTGTTGGCCAGAATGTGTCGACTCCGGATCAGATCATTTCAGGCTCCCCTTCAGACCAGCCCACGACGGCGGTAGCCGGGAGCGGAGGCGACGGAACCGGCGGTGCCGGCAAGCCGGTGCGGAGCGAATCGACGGCGGGCATCCTGTTCGGCATCGGCGCTTACGGGCTGTGGGGCCTACTCCCCCTGTACTTCTTCATCCTGATGCCTGCGGGTGCGATCGAAATCGTGGCCAACCGCGTTGTCTGGTCCTTGATTTTCTGCGCACTGCTGATCACCATCACCCGGTCCTGGCGGATTTTCGGCGCCGCGCTGAAGGACCGCAGCGTCTTCGGTCCCTTGGCCTTGGCTGCCGTCCTCATCGCCATCAACTGGCTCACGTACACCTTCGGCGTCACCACCGGCCACGCCGTGGAAACCTCGCTGGGATATTTCATCAACCCCTTGGTCTCGGTCCTTTTGGGCGTCTTTGTCCTCAAGGAGAAGCTGCGCCCCCTGCAGTGGACAGCGGTGGGCATCGGGTTCGTGGCGGTCGGCGTCCTGACGTTCTCCTACGGGCAACTCCCATGGATCGCCCTGATCCTGGCCTTCAGCTTTGGCCTTTACGGCTTTGTGAAGAAGCGGGTGGGCCCCAAGGTCGATGCCCTCACCAGCCTCAGTGTCGAGACCATGGTGCTGGCTCCCTTCGCAGCGATCACCATGGTGGTCCTGGGTGTTGCGGGGGCCGAAACCCTCACGACCATGGGCGCCGGACACTTCTGGCTGTTGGTGGCCTCGGGGGTCATCACAGCTGTTCCGTTGCTCTTCTTCGGCGCTTCCGCACGCCGCCTGCCAATGACCACCATCGGCCTGCTCCAGTACTTTGCCCCGATCCTCCAGTTCGTTGTGGCACTGCTTGTGTTCCACGAAACCATGACCGCTGCCCGCTGGATCGGCTTCTGCGTGGTCTGGCTGGCCCTGGTCCTGCTGACGATCGACATGCTGCGGACCACCAGGAAGAACTCGGCGCTGAAGAAGCAGGCGCGGCTGTCCGCCGTCGAGGCCTGA